A stretch of the Chitinispirillales bacterium ANBcel5 genome encodes the following:
- a CDS encoding transglycosylase domain-containing protein, with product MKKKIVVAVLVSLVLLPPLFYFGGNFLLGMYVTIGAKRLIALEEKGLLSTDYGFVWQEINLNAEMAQAAQKEVAERKKTGDDQKEKIRDFPSLAAVTELNQIRDFRKTIRVTDRHGIPLSEIQTTHTCVSLDEIDDLLLKALIITEDQRFYERKNAYDYKALVRSLADALARSASSGRLLMPRGTSTIHMQVARFLMLRTNNLGYAYSQRGIANKLKELQLAQALKKRFTDEEILTVYINHCVSAGRGMRGYYDISRGLFGKPPNELDTAQNLYLARLVRWNRHLPGRIIAQVKASMPELANHLQWSDKQVESIKGSLDNLTFQSPRPIIPRHSHILDLANEYWRKVAKSKGMSTEEVTQMDIANPESMVRRFGNLTIQLTIDYRLQRYLEKQVDSRGFGPDTVIRTDRRIGSKGINLEMEKLPPDTLRRLYVLQKDSVFTDPVSKTTVQLNKNDTIVTNIRYRSRDGGVVRRSCFYYLRDTMSVPGQYYAYAMMDSKNHQLLAYYSKDRLGSRLTSLLRNRIPNGSSIAKPILFALAYDLGIYRPYEMASDELEISDSVAWARTLLLNDKEPVGMRYINAQGDQGYPVHNHHRSFDGYDFLYNHLARSNNILTVETIYRLNTDLKETENSLAKEVIHFYKRLGLQVPRNEITGPDIYKAIAGIIADPSAVKSSNTPSDLYSVALGTLELSLFEQMYLFNALHNNKLVLQPANNPGLVLKQITLAGRDIQINDTLRHVELLGDPESLKPVQLALHKRLTSSPQDNLGSYDICLEDSFREGVVSNFAKSGTTDHIIRPFNADVNDASRTNYGLWNAVLRLRLTREDLIRSVEKDKWVDTISDPEKIPEEELLDVTLTGIAEGNLHYTGARDGKGLHGYLSRNLLHDFGISCTEGFYSDYESQITNQVSRDEIYSFQMEETDLSLLSRTFIRLRTGLRSDIEPDEVVFERARRGRLRLRGKNYSKMLSFAPYLGEQSEKYHNLVNELRNPGSKERAESVLAQILELEPDNRFLKRDIQTAIQSLLSSLKN from the coding sequence ATGAAGAAAAAAATCGTTGTTGCTGTTTTGGTCAGTTTAGTACTTTTGCCACCGTTATTTTATTTCGGTGGAAATTTTCTTCTGGGTATGTATGTTACTATTGGTGCAAAAAGACTCATCGCTTTGGAAGAAAAAGGGCTTTTGAGCACCGATTACGGATTCGTCTGGCAGGAGATTAATCTCAATGCAGAGATGGCTCAAGCGGCTCAGAAGGAAGTGGCGGAAAGAAAAAAAACAGGTGACGATCAGAAAGAAAAGATACGGGATTTTCCCTCACTTGCCGCAGTTACTGAACTTAACCAGATACGTGATTTTAGAAAGACTATACGAGTAACTGATAGGCACGGTATACCGCTTTCGGAAATACAGACAACTCATACCTGTGTTTCACTGGATGAAATAGATGATTTGCTGCTAAAAGCGTTGATCATTACAGAGGACCAGCGCTTTTATGAGAGAAAAAATGCCTACGACTATAAAGCTCTGGTCAGATCTTTGGCAGATGCCTTGGCACGATCTGCTTCTTCCGGGCGATTATTAATGCCCAGAGGAACAAGTACCATTCATATGCAGGTCGCCAGGTTTCTTATGCTACGGACCAACAATCTGGGCTACGCCTATTCTCAAAGGGGAATAGCTAACAAATTAAAGGAATTGCAACTTGCCCAGGCTCTTAAAAAACGTTTCACTGATGAAGAAATTTTAACAGTCTATATCAATCACTGCGTTTCAGCTGGTCGGGGAATGCGGGGATATTATGACATAAGCAGGGGACTTTTTGGTAAACCTCCCAATGAACTCGATACAGCTCAGAATCTTTATCTGGCCAGATTGGTTAGATGGAACCGACATCTCCCGGGCAGAATAATTGCCCAGGTTAAAGCCAGTATGCCGGAGTTGGCCAATCATCTACAATGGTCCGATAAACAGGTAGAATCGATTAAAGGTTCTCTTGATAATCTCACCTTTCAGTCTCCCCGGCCAATCATTCCCAGGCACAGCCATATACTTGATCTAGCCAATGAATACTGGCGAAAAGTAGCTAAATCAAAGGGGATGAGCACTGAAGAAGTTACTCAAATGGATATCGCAAACCCGGAGAGTATGGTCAGGCGCTTTGGAAATCTCACTATTCAATTAACAATCGATTACAGGCTTCAGAGATACCTTGAAAAACAGGTAGACTCAAGAGGCTTTGGTCCGGATACCGTTATTAGAACCGATAGGAGAATCGGGAGCAAGGGAATCAATCTGGAAATGGAAAAACTACCTCCAGATACCCTTAGACGTTTATATGTGTTACAAAAGGATTCTGTATTCACAGACCCTGTTTCTAAGACTACCGTCCAATTAAATAAAAATGATACCATTGTCACAAACATCCGTTACCGAAGCAGGGATGGAGGAGTTGTGCGACGTTCCTGTTTCTACTATCTGCGTGATACCATGTCTGTACCTGGCCAGTACTATGCTTATGCAATGATGGATTCAAAAAACCATCAGCTCCTTGCCTACTATTCGAAAGACCGACTTGGCAGCAGGCTTACGTCACTTTTACGAAACAGGATTCCCAATGGTTCAAGTATTGCCAAGCCGATTCTCTTTGCCCTCGCTTATGATCTTGGGATCTACCGTCCCTATGAAATGGCCTCAGATGAGCTTGAGATTTCAGATTCGGTTGCATGGGCAAGAACGCTTCTTCTAAACGACAAAGAGCCTGTTGGGATGAGATACATTAATGCACAGGGGGATCAGGGATATCCGGTCCATAATCATCACCGCTCATTCGACGGATATGACTTTCTGTATAATCACCTTGCACGATCCAATAACATACTAACTGTAGAAACCATATACAGACTCAACACCGATTTGAAAGAAACTGAGAATTCTCTAGCAAAAGAAGTTATACATTTCTATAAAAGGCTTGGATTGCAAGTGCCCCGCAATGAGATTACCGGACCCGATATTTACAAAGCCATTGCAGGCATTATTGCAGATCCTTCTGCTGTTAAATCATCAAACACACCATCAGATCTGTACTCTGTAGCACTTGGAACACTTGAACTGTCTCTTTTCGAGCAGATGTATCTGTTCAATGCGCTACATAATAATAAGCTTGTGCTTCAGCCGGCAAACAACCCCGGATTGGTGCTAAAACAGATCACCCTGGCGGGAAGAGATATTCAAATCAACGATACCCTACGACATGTTGAATTGCTTGGCGATCCTGAGAGCTTAAAACCTGTACAACTTGCGCTGCATAAAAGGCTTACCTCCTCACCTCAGGATAATTTGGGGTCTTATGATATATGTCTTGAAGACAGTTTTAGAGAGGGAGTGGTAAGCAATTTTGCAAAAAGTGGTACTACCGATCATATAATAAGGCCATTTAATGCCGATGTGAATGATGCTTCACGGACAAACTATGGGTTATGGAACGCTGTTTTGAGACTTCGTCTCACCCGGGAGGATTTGATTAGAAGCGTAGAGAAGGATAAGTGGGTAGATACGATTTCAGATCCGGAAAAGATACCTGAAGAGGAGCTATTGGATGTTACTCTGACAGGTATCGCAGAAGGTAATTTGCATTATACTGGAGCACGTGATGGCAAGGGGCTTCATGGCTATTTATCACGTAATCTGTTACACGACTTTGGGATCTCCTGCACGGAAGGTTTCTATAGTGACTATGAGTCACAAATTACTAATCAGGTATCAAGAGATGAGATATATAGTTTTCAAATGGAGGAAACCGATCTTTCCCTGCTATCCCGTACTTTTATTAGGCTTAGGACCGGTTTAAGATCAGATATTGAACCTGATGAGGTGGTATTTGAAAGAGCAAGGAGAGGAAGGTTAAGGTTGAGGGGAAAAAATTACAGCAAAATGTTAAGTTTTGCACCCTATTTGGGTGAACAATCTGAAAAGTATCATAACCTTGTAAACGAGCTTAGAAACCCGGGTTCCAAAGAGCGGGCAGAATCTGTTTTAGCTCAAATCTTAGAGCTTGAGCCTGATAATCGCTTTTTAAAACGGGACATTCAAACAGCGATACAGTCACTGCTTAGTAGTTTAAAGAATTGA
- a CDS encoding response regulator — MTIDVLIIEDEKALSELVKVNFTLRNISVIVAQNGSEGIRFAYKHKPKVILLDVRLPDIDGWEICKKLKTGSDNYMPIVVFLTAATQKSDKEMARESGGDAFLEKPFEIKTLLKTVREFLDQKR; from the coding sequence ATGACTATAGATGTGCTGATTATTGAGGACGAAAAAGCACTTTCTGAATTAGTAAAGGTTAACTTCACCCTTCGTAACATATCCGTTATTGTAGCCCAAAACGGAAGCGAAGGGATACGCTTTGCCTACAAGCACAAACCCAAAGTCATCCTGCTTGATGTAAGACTCCCCGACATTGATGGCTGGGAGATATGTAAAAAGTTAAAAACAGGTTCCGATAACTACATGCCCATAGTGGTGTTTTTAACTGCTGCCACTCAAAAAAGCGACAAAGAGATGGCCAGAGAGTCAGGTGGAGATGCATTTTTGGAAAAACCCTTTGAAATTAAGACTCTTTTAAAAACAGTACGTGAATTCCTTGACCAAAAGCGTTAA